Part of the Nicotiana sylvestris chromosome 5, ASM39365v2, whole genome shotgun sequence genome is shown below.
GCATTAACATTCTACAAGAAGATTAAAGCTGAAGCTTCTCAATCAAGACAGTCGAATTGTTAAACTGACTATTGCTTAAGTCCATGCTATTGCaccaacttcttttttttttcctggtTGGATCTTAAATTCCAAAATCAACGCTGTTCATGTTTATCCTGTAGAAGTAAAAACATGTACGTGTATCCCAATATTGCATTGCTAGAGGCTGGTGAATGAGGCATTTCCAAGATTACCTGCATACTTAAGAAGGCCTATGTTCCTCTGACGTCCCATAGTAGAATTTATGAACTAAAGTTTGTGAATTTCTAAAACCAGAACACTTTTTCAAACTGTCCTCTAAACTGGCCTTCATACAGAATTCAGGTTAACTAGATTCCCCCTCATAGCGACGTAAATACTTAATGAATGTTCCAGAAGCTATGCAAATAAAACTGCATGGCTTATCAAAGACTACCACCATGAAATAAGGGCCTTAAAtccatcagatcaacaatataatGCTGTCTAAAAGTTTATCCTTCTTATGATTTCTTGAGAGCCTCTTATTTGGTGCAAAATCCTACTCATTTTCCTGTAAAGCTCTCCATTTAGTAGTTAGCTTTTCTTCTCTTTCCACTCTACTAAATTCCTGACAGCATACGAGCGGAATGCTTGACAGGGAGAGCGTTTAGGAAAACCTATTATTATGCAAAAAGCTAATATCTTCCAACATCCTAGTACATTCGTGCGGTAAAGATGAAACACAACATCGAACCTAATCGCAAAGCAAATCAATAAAAGTACCATAAATACATGACCAGAAGGAATAAAAGAGTCACACCCAAGGGTGTGGCCTAATGGTCAATGAAGTGGGAAGAGAACTATGATCCCAGTGAGGCATTgggtgatttcttcccatctaACTAAGCTTTGGTGGGCAGAGTTATCCGATACCTATGTTGGTGGGTAGTAGCCAGCCTAGACAGCACCATCATtacgaaaagaaaaaaagagagccAAACTCACAACCCAAATTTACTTTAACCACAAATATGCAATCCCAAACTAGCTGGGGGTCCGCTAGATAAATCCTCATTCCAGTACTCAATAATTCAGTATTTGTACAAAAAATCTAACAAATTTCAATCTGAAAAACAAGAAAGAGGACAACTTACCCCAACAAAAGCAGCATCCAAGTAGGACACGTTGATCTCAACGGAGACACCAGTAAAGGGTGCACCTACTGTATGAATAACAGCCGAACCCAAAATATCCACAAGCGTCGCCGTGGCTCCTCCATGTAGAAAATTACCCGCATTCTGGAAAATCCCAATTAATTAAACAACAGCAACAAATGAAATGGTTGGTAAGTACAAATCAGAAGATGAATGAAGCACTTAATTACCACTAGACGAGGAGGGACTTGGAAAGAGTAGAGAATACGGCCTGGTTCAACGAGGTCAACTTTTATGCCATATGAGACAAAAGCTTCAAGGAATCTTGAAGGCATGGAATCTACTGTGGATTCATTGTTCCCTCCTTCTTTCTCCAAGAATTTCTTCACTAACTCTATATccatttgtttcatttttttatcCCGATTACTGCTCCTCTTCAGCAGATCGACCCAGTTGAATTCAAGTTCCTAAATCCTAAAAGTTCGACTGCTATTAAATAATCAAAGGGACCCAATTGAATTGAATGtaagcctcatttattttaaggttttGTTACGTGAATTCCACAAATAAGCAAACGTGTTTTACATTTCTTCATAAGTTATTAtcttactttttcttttttcttcttgaactTAAAACCCTGCAATGCTGATAATTTGacaaaatattaattttataaaattatgatagattatattattttaataaatattatttgttatttaaaattttaatacaGTATGCAAAAATATATCAAAATTTATACAAAATAAAAGAATACACATCATATAGTAATCAAATAAATTATTTGttccttatttattctttattaaaTTAGTGAGTACTTAATATTATACATTTACTATTGTGACTTTTTATTAACTTGTCAATTGACTCAATATTTTGATACTACTTTTCTTCTAATATagcatatatataaatttttttattatgagaatattcttttttttttaaatttgtgtTTTACTGTTCAAAATCTTCAATAgtctaaatttatcaataatcTTTTTgagtgttatttatttatttttaatttttttatttaattcaaaATGTAAATATCCTAAAATTATCTTTACCCCCTCTTTTCGTACATTATTTTCTACTATAGTAAATTATAAATTTGAAATTCATCAAAAGTATAAAAGAGaaaatccttttattatttttacaaaaaatctatcaatattattaattattattttgtgttatatatatatatatatatgtgtgtgtgtgtgtgtgtgtttatctTATGTATAAATAACCTaatagtatttttatatttttgtatatttcatGATGGGTTTATGAGTTCtatttattaatttaaattttttacaAGAGAAATttaattagtatatatatatattttcacaCTATCGCTTATATTTGGTTTTTAGTATTCTTCCTTTATAACTCTTTGTTTATTATGATTTTAGCTATGTGTATATGTATGACTTTTCTCATCATATTTCTAATTGTAAGtttcatatttttatatttttccataaatttatatttttcttttcttccgtgATTATTTAATTGTATTATCCATTACTTAATATTATCAAAATTATCATATGATTTTTTAGTAAATTACCAGTTTAATATAATacaataaatataatttttatactcTTGGAATTTAACATGACTTTATCCTGTATGACtttcttataattattttattatttaaattatTCAATAATATTTTCAAGTATTATTTATTCACTTAATTTTATCAAATAAATTTAAAGTGTGGATAGAATTACATTATATCTATTCTCCTCTTTGTACATTAGTTTTCGttctataatattttattttgtttccaTTTAGTGTTTATCTATAAAACGAATATTATTGTATTTTTTTCTAATTGGATGGTGTTGAATTAGTTCAAAGGTTAAACAAAGAAGTTCTTTAATTATATGTCATAAATGTactaataatttttatttttaataagcaaTTAAATTAAATTCTCCCTCTCGTTTGTatttaatatgaaattttaatttttctattaaaattactACATAAGAATTTCGAAATGATATAATCTAATAAGAATATTAAAGATTGtgtattttagcttaaaaaatcAAATACACTCTTAGAATTATGATTTGTCTGTAAAAAattataatatagatatagattagaTTTTGTCATAAAATTCAGTTAAGTTTTACCTTTGAAGTACGAAGTAGCATTTACTCTATTTGACACTCCTTTAAGTGCGAAGTACCATTTTCTCTATGATACTTAGCTTGACCTCATGCTTCACTATCattcttttaatataactagttcctgggtacgtgcgttgcacgtgtatccCAACTGTATTATTTTGTACATGGATGGTAAATGCTTTGAATCATGATTGCATTTATAAGAAAAGAATTGCACTAAAAAATCATAACAATCTGAATATTAGCatagaaaaatagaagaagaagataaaatataAGAACAATAAATGTTAGCTATAAAAATTTCtcctccgttcacttttaatTGTTCACTTTTGACTTTGTACTccctttaagaaaaaataaatgaaGTATATATTTTACACTTTTACCCATAATAATGATAGCATTTTCAAAAGTCTTGTGAATTAATTTGGGGAATGAGTAGTTAATGATAATGGTAAAATAAGACAAAAAAGattatttttctcttgatttagtatattagacaagtaaaagtgaaaatatatttttagtatagtggacaagtaaaagtaaaTGAAGGAAGTATTATACACATGTGTCACGACtccagttcgccctccatgaactatcgtgacggcacctagtctctacaactaggtaagcctaacaaatgcggaaaagaacCAATTTGCGAAAAGAAAATATTATAAAACcgaaataacaaaatgaaatagtgtttaagatgccgcctggcatataatagtacaagaatctcaacctacactttccaaaatccggaaccctatgaatcacaagctaagagatacataagaagctctaactccagaaatgtctaacaaaggaaaatacagaagggctatactattatagaaagatagaaagagactcatcggtctgcggatgcagcagatatacctcgaagtctctacagaagtgcctcgcctcaaggatgataagactgagtggaagtacctggatctgcacatgaaaaacatgcgcagaaagggcatgagtacaccacaacagtactcagtaagtgccaagcctaacctcggtcgggtagtgacgaagaaggtcagggccctactgaggttaaataaaatacaaggtATAAAAGTGTAGAAtaagacaatataattaagtgcaacagtaagaaataacatagaatagaaagaacaacaacaactataatagagacaaataatcacggaaaggagtacagatcaacacagagataacaaccggggatctaccatgataccgtcctgtagcccccaaatgtaaatatccagcaaACCGGGGATCtactaggataccgtcctgtatcCCCCAAATGCAAATgtctagtggatctcccgggtatCGTCtagtagtccaactcatagtgcgccggggatctaccggaatcccaattcgtagtcccaaaatgtaaatacccaattctgggggaatctaccgggtgcagtcccgtagttccatataactatgcaaagagatctaccggaatctcacatcc
Proteins encoded:
- the LOC104244905 gene encoding uncharacterized protein yields the protein MKQMDIELVKKFLEKEGGNNESTVDSMPSRFLEAFVSYGIKVDLVEPGRILYSFQVPPRLVNAGNFLHGGATATLVDILGSAVIHTVGAPFTGVSVEINVSYLDAAFVGEEIEVEAKVLRVGKTIGVVSVELRKKETGKIVARGRHTKYLAVNSKL